A genomic segment from Benincasa hispida cultivar B227 unplaced genomic scaffold, ASM972705v1 Contig373, whole genome shotgun sequence encodes:
- the LOC120069373 gene encoding 54S ribosomal protein L51, mitochondrial has product MALRGVWQLKKLVVSYCDWGGSSRGIRAFMDSQLPAFKEKNPQLEVVTELIRGQHPHLKGFYKSNNNRVVCVKNMDPEEIHLCAMRLRNALGRKVVKLRTRHVTKNPSVQGTWNTDVRF; this is encoded by the exons ATGGCTTTGCGAGGTGTTTGGCAGCTTAAGAAGCTGGTTGTCAGCTATTGTGATTGGGGAGGAAGCAGCAGGGGTATCAG GGCATTTATGGACTCCCAATTGCCAGCGTTTAAGGAGAAAAATCCTCAGCTAGAAGTAGTTACTGAGCTCATTCGTGGCCAGCACCCACACTTGAAGGGCTTCTATA AAAGCAATAATAATCGGGTGGTATGTGTGAAGAACATGGATCCGGAAGAAATACATTTATGTGCAATGAGACTAAGGAATGCACTGGGACGCAAGGTGGTAAAACTGAGGACAAGACATGTAACCAAAAATCCTAGTGTGCAAGGAACCTGGAACACTGATGTAAGGTTTTGA
- the LOC120069379 gene encoding eukaryotic translation initiation factor 2A: MATSQHPPPLEILVRGSEGFSIWNGPPFIENQPTPNKLEKVASTSTKFSEDGSILLVTKSETVTIYECRDFRDIKSFEVPNLLAAALSPSGTYLQTFQKSSTPQERNVVLWKVATGDFVYSQFQKNMTKVSWPAIRFSSDETVACRMATNEIQFFDAKDFSKGVIHRLRVPGVTAIELSRTPGTHIAAFVPESKGVPASVQIFACGDSQTQPIARRSFFRCSTVQLNWNNGSTGLLIVVHADVDKTNQSYYGESKLNYLTTDGVHEGLVPLRKEGPVHDVQWSQSGSEFAVVYGFMPARATVFDKKCKPLLELGEGPYNTVRWNPKGKFLCLAGFGNLPGDMAFWDYKEKKQLGTTKAECSVTSEWSPDGRYFMTATTAPRLQVDNGIKIFHYNGTLYYKKMFDKLFQADWKPELPDKFGEIDLLVKSVESLNIDQKKTQGQGSKVSQTSQKTAPSNPPVQKPAAYRPPHAKNAAAIQAELLGEGPKETLSKNALRNKKKREKQKEKKAGEAASTANDV, encoded by the exons atgGCCACCTCTCAACATCCACCACCTTTGGAGATTCTGG TTCGAGGATCAGAAGGTTTTTCAATCTGGAATGGCCCTCCATTCATCGAAAACCAGCCCACCCCCAACAAACTTGAGAAGGTTGCTTCCACGAGTACAAAATTCAGTGAAGATGGATCCATATTGCTGGTTACGAAGTCGGAAACTGTAACCATTTACGAATGCCGCGATTTCAGAGATATTAAGTCTTTTGAAGTACCCAATTTGCTTGCGGCTGCCTTGTCACCATCTGGGACTTATCTCCAGACCTTTCAGAAATCTTCAACGCCTCAAGAAAGGAATGTTGTTCTCTGGAAGGTTGCCACTGGTGATTTTGTGTACTCTCAATTTCAGAAGAATATGACCAAAGTGTCATG GCCTGCAATTCGATTCAGCTCTGATGAAACTGTTGCCTGTCGGATGGCTACTAATGAGATACAGTTTTTTGATGCTAAAGATTTCTCTAAGGGAGTTATTCATCGCCTAAGAGTTCCAGGAGTCACTGCAATTGAACTCTCAAGGACACCTGGAACCCACATTGCAGCCTTTGTTCCCGAGTCCAAG GGGGTTCCTGCCAGTGTCCAAATCTTTGCTTGTGGAGATTCACAAACCCAACCGATTGCTAGACGAAGTTTTTTCCGTTGTTCAACAGTACAACTAAACTGGAACAATGGTTCTACTGGGCTCCTTATTGTCGTGCATGCAGATGTAGATAAAACCAACCAGAGTTACTATGGTGAATCAAAGTTAAACTACTTGACAACCGATGGGGTTCATGAAGGACTTGTACCACTTC GTAAAGAAGGGCCAGTTCATGATGTGCAGTGGTCACAGAGTGGTTCAGAGTTTGCAGTAGTATATGGAT ttatgcCTGCAAGAGCAACGGTGTTTGACAAGAAGTGCAAGCCTCTTCTTGAACTTGGAGAAGGTCCCTACAATACTGTACGATGGAACCCAAAGGGGAAAT TTCTATGCTTGGCAGGCTTTGGTAATTTGCCTGGTGACATG GCATTTTGGGACTACAAGGAGAAAAAACAGCTTGGAACAACAAAAGCTGAATGCTCTGTTACCAGCGAATGGTCCCCAGACGGACGCTATTTTATGACTGCCACAACGGCTCCAAGACTTCAAGTCGACAATGG GATAAAAATTTTCCATTACAATGGAACGTTGTACTACAAGAAAATGTTTGACAAGTTGTTCCAG GCCGATTGGAAGCCAGAGTTGCCAGATAAGTTTGGTGAAATTGATCTATTAGTCAAGTCCGTAGAATCACTAAATATTGATCAAAAGAAAACACAAG GTCAAGGGTCAAAAGTCTCACAAACATCACAGAAAACCGCTCCTTCAAACCCACCTGTTCAGAAGCCTGCTGCTTATAGGCCTCCACATGCGAAAAATGCTGCTGCTATTCAGGCAGAG TTGCTTGGAGAAGGCCCTAAAGA AACATTGAGTAAGAACGCCCTGCGGAACAAGAAGAAAAGGGAGAAACAAAAGGAGAAGAAGGCGGGGGAAGCTGCTTCAACAGCCAATGATGTGTGA